In Mycobacteriales bacterium, one DNA window encodes the following:
- a CDS encoding heavy-metal-associated domain-containing protein: MTADSITATWTVTGMTCGHCVASVTEEVSEVPGVTDVAVELESGLLTVTSDAPVDDDAVRAAVAEAGYAVS, from the coding sequence ATGACCGCTGACTCGATCACTGCCACCTGGACCGTGACCGGCATGACCTGCGGCCACTGCGTCGCCTCCGTCACCGAGGAGGTCTCCGAGGTCCCGGGCGTCACCGACGTCGCGGTCGAGCTCGAGTCCGGCCTGCTCACCGTCACCTCCGACGCCCCCGTCGACGACGACGCCGTGCGCGCCGCCGTGGCGGAGGCCGGCTACGCGGTCTCCTGA
- a CDS encoding heavy metal translocating P-type ATPase — MSTPTATPTSSVDLAITGMTCASCANRIERKLNKLDGVTASVNYATEQAHVEHDGTVSTDDLLAAVAAAGYSAALPRTQTAGEPAEEVDPTRALRDRLVVSAVLGLPVLLLSMVPALQFERWQWLALVLASPVVVWGALPFHRAAWTNLRHGAATMDTLVSTGTIAAYLWSLYALFLGTAGEPGMTMAFDLTVQRSTEDEIYLEVASVVTVFLLAGRFFEARAKRRAGAALRALLELGAKDVAVLRDGAEVRIPVEDLRVGDRFVVRPGEKVATDGVVEEGSSAVDASLLTGESVPVEVAPSDPVVGATVNAGGRLVVRATRVGGDTQLAQIGRLVTEAQSGKADVQRLADRVSAVFVPVVLVLTAITLGFWLGSGEGTAAAFTAAVAVLVIACPCALGLATPTALLVGTGRGAQLGLLIKGPEVLESTRRVDTVVLDKTGTVTTGTMTLQAVELLGDTTETELLRVVGAVEEASEHPVGRAIAKAAAEAGPLPAVESFASHQGLGVQGVVEGLAVVAGRPALLADWGVPLDATATDALRRQQELGRTAVLVAWDGALRGVVAVADTVKPTSAEAVTRMRALGLTPVLLTGDNEATARAVAAAVGIDEVVAEVLPADKVAHVRRLQEQGRVVAMVGDGVNDAAALAQADLGMAMGAGTDVAIEASDLTLVRDDLRSVPDAIRLARRTLSTIKGNLVWAFGYNVAAIPLAALGLLDPLIAGGAMALSSVFVVSNSLRLRAFKPSA, encoded by the coding sequence ATGAGCACTCCCACCGCCACACCGACCAGCAGCGTCGACCTCGCCATCACCGGCATGACCTGCGCGTCGTGCGCCAACCGCATCGAGCGCAAGCTCAACAAGCTCGACGGCGTGACGGCCTCGGTCAACTACGCGACCGAGCAGGCCCACGTCGAGCACGACGGGACGGTCTCGACCGACGACCTGCTCGCCGCCGTGGCCGCCGCCGGCTACTCCGCGGCGCTGCCGCGCACGCAGACCGCAGGCGAGCCGGCCGAGGAGGTCGACCCGACCCGGGCCCTGCGCGACCGCCTCGTCGTGTCGGCGGTGCTGGGCCTGCCGGTCCTGCTGCTGTCGATGGTCCCGGCGCTGCAGTTCGAGCGCTGGCAGTGGCTCGCGCTGGTGCTCGCGTCACCGGTCGTCGTCTGGGGCGCCCTGCCCTTCCACCGCGCCGCCTGGACCAACCTGCGCCACGGCGCGGCCACCATGGACACGCTGGTCAGCACGGGGACGATCGCGGCGTACCTCTGGTCGCTCTACGCGCTGTTCCTCGGCACCGCCGGCGAGCCCGGCATGACGATGGCCTTCGACCTCACCGTGCAGCGCAGCACCGAGGACGAGATCTACCTCGAGGTCGCCTCGGTCGTCACGGTCTTCCTGCTGGCCGGTCGCTTCTTCGAGGCTCGGGCCAAGCGCCGGGCGGGTGCCGCCCTGCGCGCACTGCTCGAGCTCGGCGCGAAGGACGTCGCGGTCCTGCGCGACGGTGCCGAGGTGCGGATCCCGGTCGAGGACCTGCGCGTCGGTGACCGCTTCGTGGTGCGTCCCGGCGAGAAGGTCGCCACCGACGGCGTCGTGGAGGAGGGCAGCAGCGCCGTCGACGCGAGCCTGCTCACCGGCGAGAGCGTGCCGGTCGAGGTGGCGCCCAGCGACCCCGTCGTCGGCGCGACGGTCAACGCCGGCGGGCGGCTCGTCGTGCGGGCGACCCGCGTCGGAGGAGACACCCAGCTCGCCCAGATCGGGCGCCTCGTCACCGAGGCCCAGAGCGGCAAGGCCGACGTGCAGCGCCTCGCCGACCGGGTCAGCGCCGTCTTCGTCCCGGTCGTGCTGGTCCTCACCGCGATCACCCTCGGCTTCTGGCTCGGCAGCGGGGAGGGCACCGCCGCGGCCTTCACCGCCGCCGTCGCCGTCCTCGTCATCGCCTGCCCGTGCGCCCTCGGGCTCGCGACCCCGACCGCGCTGCTGGTCGGGACCGGCCGCGGTGCCCAGCTCGGCCTGCTCATCAAGGGCCCGGAGGTGCTCGAGAGCACCCGTCGGGTCGACACCGTGGTGCTCGACAAGACCGGCACGGTGACCACCGGCACCATGACCCTGCAGGCCGTCGAGCTGCTCGGCGACACCACCGAGACCGAGCTCCTGCGGGTCGTCGGCGCGGTCGAGGAGGCCTCGGAGCACCCGGTCGGCCGGGCGATCGCCAAGGCAGCCGCGGAGGCCGGCCCCCTGCCCGCCGTCGAGTCCTTCGCGAGCCACCAGGGCCTCGGGGTGCAGGGCGTCGTCGAGGGCCTCGCCGTCGTCGCCGGGCGACCCGCCCTGCTCGCGGACTGGGGCGTCCCGCTCGACGCCACTGCCACCGACGCGCTGCGGCGCCAGCAGGAGCTCGGCCGCACCGCCGTCCTGGTCGCGTGGGACGGCGCCCTGCGCGGTGTCGTCGCCGTCGCCGACACCGTCAAGCCCACCAGCGCGGAGGCGGTCACCCGGATGCGCGCTCTGGGGCTCACCCCCGTGCTGCTGACCGGCGACAACGAGGCGACGGCCCGCGCGGTCGCTGCCGCGGTCGGCATCGACGAGGTCGTCGCCGAGGTCCTTCCGGCCGACAAGGTCGCCCACGTGCGGCGCCTGCAGGAGCAGGGGCGCGTCGTGGCGATGGTGGGCGACGGCGTCAACGACGCCGCGGCCCTCGCGCAAGCCGACCTGGGCATGGCGATGGGTGCCGGCACCGACGTGGCGATCGAGGCGAGCGACCTCACGCTGGTCCGCGACGACCTGCGCTCGGTGCCCGACGCGATCCGGCTGGCCCGGCGCACGCTGTCGACCATCAAGGGCAACCTCGTGTGGGCCTTCGGCTACAACGTCGCAGCTATCCCCCTTGCGGCCCTCGGGCTGCTCGACCCGCTGATCGCCGGCGGGGCGATGGCGCTGTCGAGCGTCTTCGTGGTGAGCAACAGCCTGCGGCTGCGGGCCTTCAAGCCCAGCGCCTAA
- a CDS encoding NAD(P)H-dependent oxidoreductase, with translation MTHLLHLDSSASGAGSFSRRLGRGLVLGWSRREPGAVLTYRDLDAEPLPFVSETWVSAAYTPADQHDHTLAFSLSRSDQLIAELEAADVLVIGAPMYNFGIPASLKAWVDQVVRVGRTFGYDGPNPVGLVHGKRAVVLATSGGDALRYEALGLDFRSSYLRAILGFIGITDVEVLTLTGTAGPEPETARVAAELDALLDRLVTPALIGAQRS, from the coding sequence GTGACGCACCTGCTGCACCTCGACTCCAGCGCCTCCGGTGCCGGCTCGTTCTCCCGCCGGCTCGGACGCGGGCTCGTGCTCGGCTGGAGCCGGCGCGAGCCGGGAGCCGTCCTCACCTACCGCGACCTCGACGCCGAGCCGCTGCCCTTCGTCAGCGAGACCTGGGTGTCGGCGGCCTACACCCCTGCGGACCAGCACGACCACACGCTGGCCTTCTCGTTGTCGCGCAGCGACCAGCTGATCGCGGAGCTCGAGGCAGCGGATGTCCTCGTCATCGGCGCGCCGATGTACAACTTCGGCATCCCCGCCTCGCTCAAGGCATGGGTCGACCAGGTCGTCCGAGTCGGGCGGACCTTCGGCTACGACGGACCGAACCCGGTGGGGCTCGTGCACGGCAAGCGCGCCGTCGTGCTCGCCACCAGCGGCGGTGACGCGCTGCGCTACGAGGCGCTGGGCCTCGACTTCCGCAGCAGCTACCTGCGGGCGATCCTCGGCTTCATCGGCATCACCGACGTCGAGGTGCTGACGCTGACAGGGACGGCCGGCCCGGAGCCGGAGACAGCGCGGGTGGCGGCCGAGCTCGACGCGCTGCTCGACCGCCTCGTCACCCCCGCGCTGATCGGCGCCCAGCGCTCTTAG
- a CDS encoding NADPH:quinone oxidoreductase family protein produces MRAVQVTTLDGPEAVRVVDLPEPDPAGKVVVEVHAAGVNFPDVLQTRGLYQIKPELPFVPGSEVAGTVVSGDGFTVGQRVAAFPGWGGYAERVAVDPGMVFPLPDRVSFAAGAALPMNYLTVDFALVRRAELRAGETVLVHGAAGGIGVASIQLAKVLGATVVAVVSTEDKAAVVREAGADHVVVGAEGFLPQVKELTGGRGVDVVVDPVGGDRFTDSLRSMAPEGRLLVIGFTAGAIPEVKVNRLLLNNLSVVGVGWGAFWMRDPAYLQEQWARLLLFLEDGRLVPLVGSTHPLEDAAAALLELDERRARAKVVLAPR; encoded by the coding sequence GTGCGCGCAGTGCAGGTGACCACGCTCGACGGACCGGAGGCCGTGCGGGTCGTGGACCTCCCCGAGCCGGACCCGGCCGGCAAGGTCGTGGTGGAGGTCCACGCAGCCGGCGTCAACTTCCCCGACGTGCTGCAGACGCGCGGGCTCTACCAGATCAAGCCCGAGCTCCCGTTCGTGCCCGGCTCCGAGGTCGCGGGCACGGTCGTCAGCGGTGACGGCTTCACCGTGGGCCAGCGGGTCGCGGCCTTTCCCGGCTGGGGCGGCTACGCGGAGCGGGTCGCGGTCGACCCCGGCATGGTCTTCCCGCTCCCCGACCGGGTGTCCTTCGCCGCCGGCGCGGCCCTGCCGATGAACTACCTGACCGTCGACTTCGCCCTCGTACGCCGGGCCGAGCTGCGGGCCGGCGAGACCGTCCTCGTGCACGGGGCGGCGGGCGGCATCGGGGTCGCGAGCATCCAGCTGGCCAAGGTGCTCGGTGCCACCGTCGTCGCGGTGGTCAGCACCGAGGACAAGGCCGCGGTCGTGCGCGAGGCAGGCGCCGACCACGTCGTCGTCGGTGCGGAGGGCTTCCTCCCGCAGGTGAAGGAGCTCACCGGCGGGCGCGGCGTCGACGTCGTCGTCGACCCGGTCGGCGGGGACCGCTTCACCGACAGCCTGCGGTCGATGGCCCCCGAGGGCCGCCTGCTCGTCATCGGCTTCACCGCCGGCGCGATCCCCGAGGTGAAGGTCAACCGGCTGCTGCTCAACAACCTCTCCGTGGTCGGTGTCGGCTGGGGGGCGTTCTGGATGCGCGACCCCGCCTACCTGCAGGAGCAGTGGGCCCGGCTGCTGCTCTTCCTCGAGGACGGCCGGCTCGTGCCGCTGGTCGGCAGCACGCACCCGCTGGAGGACGCCGCGGCGGCGCTGCTCGAGCTCGACGAGCGCCGCGCCCGCGCGAAGGTCGTCCTCGCGCCGCGGTGA
- a CDS encoding universal stress protein: MRIVVGYESQDRSGHALAAAHDLATRLGAGLVVVHVRDAVVSAVPSSAVGLPLEPSGAVLSTPLTPEHLAEVRRDVEAEVSAAGATGSEVRVEQGWPPDALQAVADEVDAYLLVVGGQAHGFAAFLEHLVTGSVAHELERRARRPLLVVPAPS; this comes from the coding sequence ATGCGCATCGTGGTGGGTTACGAGAGCCAGGACCGATCGGGGCACGCGCTCGCCGCGGCCCACGACCTCGCCACCCGGCTGGGCGCGGGCCTGGTCGTGGTGCACGTGCGCGACGCCGTCGTGAGCGCCGTGCCGAGCAGCGCCGTGGGGCTTCCCCTGGAGCCGAGCGGTGCGGTGCTGTCGACGCCGCTCACCCCGGAGCACCTCGCCGAGGTGCGCCGCGACGTCGAGGCCGAGGTGTCGGCGGCGGGAGCCACCGGGTCGGAGGTCCGCGTCGAGCAGGGCTGGCCCCCGGACGCCCTGCAGGCGGTGGCCGACGAGGTCGACGCCTACCTCCTCGTCGTCGGCGGCCAGGCTCACGGCTTCGCGGCGTTCCTCGAGCACCTCGTCACCGGCTCGGTGGCGCACGAGCTCGAGCGCCGCGCCCGCCGGCCGCTGCTCGTCGTACCAGCTCCGTCCTGA
- a CDS encoding metal-sensitive transcriptional regulator produces MQLDDDAVKTAVNRLRRAEGQIAGVIRMLEAGRDCKDVVTQLAAVSRALDKAGFSIVASGLKQCLAEGGPEGDLDVAEMEKLFLSLA; encoded by the coding sequence GTGCAGCTCGACGACGACGCGGTGAAGACCGCGGTCAACAGGCTCCGCCGGGCGGAGGGGCAGATCGCCGGTGTCATCCGGATGCTCGAGGCCGGTCGCGACTGCAAGGACGTCGTGACCCAGCTCGCCGCGGTGTCCCGGGCGCTCGACAAGGCGGGGTTCAGCATCGTGGCCAGCGGTCTCAAGCAGTGCCTCGCCGAAGGCGGCCCTGAGGGTGACCTCGACGTCGCCGAGATGGAGAAGCTCTTCCTGTCCCTGGCCTGA
- a CDS encoding DUF2892 domain-containing protein, producing MTTCTPPVGAWPTTRILFALAGTVTLLTSLLAVLVSPWWLAMTAFVGSNQLLYVAVGACPVSMVVDRLRARTTVDRIPEEDTCSSTTTR from the coding sequence ATGACGACCTGCACCCCGCCGGTCGGCGCCTGGCCGACCACCCGCATCCTGTTCGCGCTCGCGGGCACCGTCACCCTGCTGACGAGCCTGCTTGCGGTGCTCGTCAGCCCCTGGTGGCTGGCGATGACCGCCTTCGTGGGCAGCAACCAGTTGCTCTACGTCGCAGTCGGGGCCTGTCCCGTCTCGATGGTCGTGGATCGGCTGCGCGCCCGCACTACTGTCGATCGCATTCCCGAGGAGGACACGTGCAGCTCGACGACGACGCGGTGA
- a CDS encoding MMPL family transporter, with protein MSSLSTSQRSVLEPGYGEAHEHGPLGRLGLLVARRRRAVFVVWALLVVVLGAFAPRVESALAGAGWEASGSESVETRDVVQREFAGLSSAALMVVLHRSDGPVLEGPGAVAVEQAVGLLEADPRISSVIGPQPGLSVSEDGRTAIVQGGAATPSTHELVRAADDLKGPLRELGGDGVTVALTGSSGLWSDFNEANLQAMLKSELYSWPVTLAILVLAFGSLVAAGLPLLLTITGLVAAAGSLYLGTQLGDISIWAMNFAMMFALALGIDYALFIVVRFRAARARAVSVEHAVAETLDTAGKAVLFSGVTVLISLSAVMLVPSPAFQSMALGIMLAVVFVLAASLTLLPAVLARLDGRVNAGALPWVTTASSFSPRFARWAERLWARPVAFGLASLALLVGLAVPVLGLQTGMPSIKVVPAEDSSRVGYDLVGAAFGPGAAGTLQVVVASSAQAGVATTLSTDPGIARVMPAMPGGGDRVLLQAVPTTDPSDPATGRTIDRLRAALPPGALLGGAAAENHDLESVLRDKTPLVVGVVLGLGFLLLLVALQAPLVALLGVVTNLLATAAAFGVARLVFQEGYGAGLLGFESQGFLDAWAPVFFFAMIFAIGMDYTVFLLASAKEHWERSGDPREAMVGGLAHSGRVIFAAAGVMVAVFFTFALSGPLPPKEMGIVLGVAVLLDAALVRLVLLPVLLRLAGRAAWASPRWLRRILPAVRFSH; from the coding sequence ATGTCGTCCCTTTCCACGTCCCAGCGCTCGGTGCTCGAGCCCGGCTACGGCGAAGCCCACGAGCACGGGCCGCTCGGTCGCCTCGGCCTGCTCGTCGCCCGGCGCCGTCGCGCGGTGTTCGTGGTGTGGGCACTGCTCGTCGTGGTGCTGGGTGCCTTCGCGCCGCGCGTCGAGAGCGCTCTCGCCGGAGCCGGCTGGGAGGCCTCTGGCTCGGAGTCGGTCGAGACGCGCGACGTCGTCCAGCGCGAGTTCGCGGGGCTGAGCAGCGCTGCCCTGATGGTCGTCCTTCACCGGTCCGACGGTCCGGTGCTCGAGGGCCCGGGCGCCGTCGCGGTCGAGCAGGCCGTCGGGCTGCTGGAGGCAGATCCGAGGATCTCCTCGGTCATCGGGCCGCAGCCCGGCCTGTCGGTGTCCGAGGACGGTCGCACGGCGATCGTGCAGGGGGGTGCCGCGACGCCGAGCACCCACGAGCTGGTCCGTGCCGCAGACGACCTCAAGGGTCCGCTGCGCGAGCTCGGGGGCGACGGCGTCACCGTCGCGCTCACGGGGTCGTCCGGGCTGTGGAGCGACTTCAACGAGGCCAACCTCCAGGCGATGCTCAAGAGCGAGCTCTACTCCTGGCCCGTCACCCTGGCGATCCTCGTCCTCGCCTTTGGCTCGCTCGTGGCCGCCGGACTCCCGCTGCTGCTGACCATCACCGGGCTCGTGGCTGCGGCCGGCTCGCTCTACCTCGGCACCCAGCTCGGTGACATCAGCATCTGGGCGATGAACTTCGCGATGATGTTCGCGCTGGCTCTCGGGATCGACTACGCGCTGTTCATCGTCGTGCGCTTCCGCGCGGCACGGGCACGGGCTGTCAGCGTCGAGCACGCCGTGGCCGAGACCCTCGACACAGCGGGCAAGGCGGTGCTCTTCTCCGGCGTCACGGTGCTCATCAGCCTGTCGGCGGTGATGCTCGTCCCGTCACCGGCCTTCCAGTCGATGGCGCTCGGCATCATGCTCGCGGTCGTCTTCGTGCTGGCGGCGTCCTTGACGCTGCTGCCCGCGGTCCTCGCCCGCCTCGACGGCCGCGTCAACGCCGGCGCCCTGCCGTGGGTCACGACGGCGAGCAGCTTCTCGCCGCGGTTCGCCCGCTGGGCCGAGCGCCTCTGGGCGCGTCCCGTGGCTTTCGGTCTCGCGTCGCTCGCCCTGCTGGTCGGGCTCGCGGTGCCGGTGCTGGGGCTGCAGACCGGGATGCCGAGCATCAAGGTGGTGCCGGCGGAGGACTCCTCGCGGGTGGGCTACGACCTCGTCGGCGCGGCCTTCGGTCCGGGCGCGGCCGGCACCCTCCAGGTCGTCGTCGCGTCCAGCGCGCAGGCGGGCGTGGCAACGACGCTGTCGACGGACCCGGGCATCGCGCGGGTGATGCCCGCCATGCCCGGCGGCGGCGACCGCGTGCTGCTCCAGGCGGTGCCGACGACCGACCCGTCCGACCCGGCCACGGGACGGACCATCGACCGGCTTCGCGCGGCGCTGCCGCCGGGTGCGCTGCTGGGTGGTGCCGCGGCGGAGAACCACGACCTCGAGTCCGTCCTGCGGGACAAGACCCCGCTGGTCGTCGGGGTCGTGCTCGGCCTCGGCTTCCTGCTGCTGCTCGTCGCGCTGCAGGCTCCGCTCGTCGCGCTGCTCGGCGTGGTCACCAACCTGCTCGCCACCGCGGCCGCCTTCGGCGTGGCGCGGCTGGTCTTCCAGGAGGGCTACGGCGCCGGACTGCTCGGCTTCGAGTCGCAGGGCTTCCTCGACGCGTGGGCACCGGTGTTCTTCTTCGCGATGATCTTCGCGATCGGCATGGACTACACGGTGTTCCTGCTTGCCAGTGCCAAGGAGCACTGGGAGCGGTCCGGCGACCCCCGTGAGGCGATGGTCGGAGGACTCGCCCACTCCGGACGCGTCATCTTCGCCGCAGCCGGGGTGATGGTGGCCGTCTTCTTCACCTTCGCGCTGTCGGGACCGCTGCCGCCCAAGGAGATGGGCATCGTGCTCGGGGTCGCCGTGCTGCTCGACGCGGCGCTGGTCCGCCTCGTGCTGCTGCCTGTGCTGCTCCGGCTCGCCGGCAGGGCCGCCTGGGCGAGCCCGCGCTGGTTGCGCCGGATCCTGCCCGCCGTCCGCTTCAGCCACTGA
- a CDS encoding DUF302 domain-containing protein, with protein sequence MDIAITTRTSLAFDEAVEQVREALAEQGFGVITEIDVQATMKAKLDVDVAPYLILGACNPPLAHRALGLEPEIGLLLPCNVTVRVDGDTTVVQAMDPQLMVTVVDRPGLQEVADEAGARLRLARDRLPRSEA encoded by the coding sequence ATGGACATCGCCATCACCACCCGAACCTCCCTCGCCTTCGACGAGGCCGTCGAGCAGGTCCGTGAGGCTCTCGCCGAGCAGGGCTTCGGGGTAATCACCGAGATCGACGTGCAGGCCACCATGAAGGCCAAGCTCGACGTCGACGTCGCGCCGTACCTCATCCTCGGTGCGTGCAACCCGCCCCTGGCGCACAGGGCTCTCGGCCTCGAGCCCGAGATCGGGCTGCTGCTCCCCTGCAACGTGACCGTGCGCGTCGACGGCGACACCACCGTCGTGCAGGCCATGGACCCGCAGCTGATGGTCACCGTCGTGGACCGTCCGGGCCTGCAGGAGGTCGCCGACGAGGCCGGCGCCCGGCTGCGCCTGGCGCGCGACCGGCTCCCTCGGAGCGAGGCGTGA
- a CDS encoding OsmC family protein — protein sequence MITASVHHVRGDRFAIETRGHTFYIDQPVDAGGEDTAPTPVELLVASLSSCVAHYAHSYLRRHGLSEEGLAVHATAEMADRPARVGSITVELTLPPGVPEERRAALLAVASHCTVHNTLQAPPDVTVRLAP from the coding sequence GTGATCACGGCCAGCGTCCACCACGTCCGCGGCGACCGCTTCGCGATCGAGACCCGCGGCCACACCTTCTACATCGACCAGCCCGTCGATGCAGGGGGCGAGGACACCGCACCGACACCGGTCGAGCTGCTCGTCGCGAGCCTGTCGTCCTGCGTGGCGCACTACGCCCACAGCTACCTGCGCCGCCACGGCCTGTCCGAGGAGGGCCTGGCCGTCCACGCGACGGCGGAGATGGCCGACCGTCCCGCCCGCGTTGGGTCGATCACCGTCGAGCTCACTCTCCCTCCGGGAGTCCCCGAGGAGCGTCGCGCCGCGCTGCTGGCCGTCGCGTCCCACTGCACCGTCCACAACACACTGCAGGCACCACCCGACGTGACGGTGCGCCTCGCACCCTGA
- a CDS encoding PQQ-binding-like beta-propeller repeat protein, whose product MSVVAVLLLVGVTTSASAAPRLRPEGPRPCTDREHPGGSWTGLNADLGNSRTQPAETTIGPAEAGALRPAWSFAAASVGATGGMRSTPVVAGGCVYLTFGQGYLGDQGDVVALDADTGELVWHRTLDGSVLGLAVSDGLVFVTPSKGTRGEVALPVVTDTYQPAGSFAVALDASTGADRWTSARLDNGVAGNGTFINASPVVFRAGGKRLVFVPLAGGSGDGARVPMYFLDAKDGTTVKRSLSLTEQEYAEGFGGTGIWSTAAFDPQTNHLYAGTADSDGRSRQHPYNNALLRIDADPRRSTFGTVVGAYSGISEHADLDDVIGYPNNPACGALGDTTGTDLPTFFDTSAAAECGELDLDFGASPNLYRASDGKTVVAAMQKAGVFHAVSTETMAARWRIFAGPGGPAMHSATAAVDETGIHVGASPDLVLDLGRDTGDLDWASSTGLDAFAYQPISAAHGVLYALNDSGSLLGLDAENGLPVLQRDVASDGGFGNCLGVGAGVAVAHHTVFAPCDAGGTVDLAGVPSNPGGLVAYRVAS is encoded by the coding sequence ATGTCCGTCGTCGCCGTACTACTGCTCGTGGGGGTGACGACCAGCGCGTCGGCCGCGCCTCGGTTGCGCCCTGAAGGGCCGCGGCCCTGCACCGACAGGGAGCACCCGGGTGGGAGCTGGACCGGGCTCAACGCCGACCTCGGCAACTCGCGCACCCAGCCCGCGGAGACGACCATCGGCCCGGCCGAGGCCGGCGCCCTGCGCCCCGCCTGGTCCTTCGCGGCCGCCTCTGTGGGCGCCACCGGGGGCATGCGGTCGACGCCGGTCGTGGCCGGCGGGTGCGTCTACCTGACGTTCGGCCAGGGCTACCTCGGTGACCAGGGCGACGTCGTCGCCCTCGACGCCGACACGGGCGAGCTCGTCTGGCACCGCACACTCGACGGCTCGGTGCTCGGCCTCGCCGTCTCCGACGGCCTGGTCTTCGTGACTCCGAGCAAGGGCACCCGCGGCGAGGTCGCCCTGCCGGTGGTCACCGACACCTACCAGCCGGCCGGGAGCTTCGCAGTCGCGCTCGACGCCTCGACAGGTGCGGATCGCTGGACCAGCGCGCGCCTCGATAACGGCGTCGCCGGCAACGGCACCTTCATCAACGCCAGCCCTGTCGTCTTCCGCGCCGGTGGCAAGCGGCTCGTCTTCGTGCCTCTCGCGGGCGGCTCCGGCGACGGTGCCCGCGTCCCGATGTACTTCCTCGACGCCAAGGACGGCACGACCGTGAAGCGCTCGCTGTCGCTCACCGAGCAGGAGTACGCCGAGGGCTTCGGTGGGACGGGCATCTGGTCGACGGCGGCGTTCGACCCCCAGACCAACCACCTCTACGCGGGCACCGCCGACTCCGACGGCCGCTCTCGCCAGCACCCCTACAACAACGCGCTGCTGAGGATCGACGCCGACCCGCGCCGCTCCACCTTCGGCACGGTCGTCGGGGCCTACTCCGGGATCTCCGAGCACGCCGACCTCGACGACGTCATCGGCTACCCCAACAACCCCGCCTGCGGGGCGCTCGGCGACACGACGGGCACCGACCTGCCGACCTTCTTCGACACCTCCGCGGCGGCCGAGTGCGGCGAGCTCGACCTCGACTTCGGGGCGTCGCCCAACCTCTACCGTGCCTCCGACGGAAAGACTGTCGTCGCGGCGATGCAGAAGGCCGGCGTCTTCCACGCGGTCAGCACCGAGACGATGGCGGCGCGGTGGCGCATCTTCGCCGGCCCCGGCGGGCCCGCGATGCACTCGGCGACTGCCGCCGTCGACGAGACGGGCATCCACGTCGGCGCGTCCCCTGACCTCGTCCTCGACCTCGGCCGCGACACCGGCGACCTCGACTGGGCTTCCAGCACGGGGCTCGACGCCTTCGCCTACCAGCCGATCAGCGCCGCGCACGGCGTGCTCTACGCGCTGAACGACAGCGGCTCGCTGCTCGGCCTCGATGCGGAGAACGGTCTGCCTGTCCTGCAGCGCGATGTGGCCTCCGACGGTGGCTTCGGCAACTGCCTAGGCGTCGGCGCCGGCGTGGCCGTCGCCCACCACACGGTCTTCGCGCCCTGTGACGCCGGCGGCACCGTCGACCTCGCGGGGGTCCCCAGCAACCCGGGCGGCCTCGTCGCCTATCGGGTCGCGTCGTAG
- a CDS encoding GAF and ANTAR domain-containing protein — protein MERVVSSRVEDDADSTRMAFSVESSPVNDHDRPGADVGELPDVAPSRRTELERNLVDIASVLLSPRGAATTAQRVLTVAVSAIESCDEAGLCGDSGVFPPCVPTPLIATLDGLQSRTGQGPCVDTLGGLDTVYVPDLFDDQRWSLFSPEAAQLGLRSVLAFRLSVEGETVGALQLFAYLPGAFNAHERAQGLVFATLAGLALALAQAQAQDELRIENLEAALSSREVIGQAQGILMERERITAEQAFQLLRRSSQHLNRKLRTVAQDVVDSGLTPDDA, from the coding sequence GTGGAGCGGGTCGTATCCTCACGAGTCGAAGACGATGCCGACTCTACGCGCATGGCCTTCTCCGTCGAAAGCAGTCCCGTGAATGATCACGACAGGCCAGGCGCAGACGTGGGTGAACTGCCCGACGTCGCGCCGTCGCGACGCACGGAGCTGGAGCGCAACCTGGTGGACATCGCCTCGGTCCTGCTGAGTCCGCGCGGTGCGGCCACCACCGCGCAGCGCGTCCTGACCGTCGCCGTCAGCGCCATCGAGAGCTGCGACGAGGCCGGCCTGTGCGGCGACAGCGGGGTATTCCCGCCCTGCGTCCCCACGCCCCTGATCGCCACGCTCGACGGGCTGCAGAGCCGGACCGGCCAGGGTCCGTGCGTCGACACGCTCGGCGGGCTCGACACGGTCTACGTGCCCGACCTGTTCGACGACCAGCGGTGGTCGCTGTTCTCGCCGGAGGCAGCTCAGCTCGGGCTGCGCAGCGTGCTGGCGTTCCGGCTGTCCGTTGAGGGTGAGACGGTCGGAGCGCTCCAGCTCTTCGCATACCTCCCCGGAGCCTTCAATGCCCACGAACGCGCGCAGGGTCTGGTCTTCGCCACGCTTGCGGGCCTGGCGCTGGCGCTAGCGCAGGCGCAGGCGCAGGACGAGCTGCGGATCGAGAACCTCGAGGCGGCGCTGTCGTCCCGCGAGGTGATCGGCCAGGCGCAGGGCATCCTGATGGAGCGGGAGCGGATCACCGCGGAGCAGGCCTTCCAGCTGCTCCGGCGCTCCTCGCAGCACCTCAACCGCAAGCTCCGCACGGTCGCCCAGGACGTCGTCGACTCAGGCCTCACGCCGGACGACGCCTGA